One Periplaneta americana isolate PAMFEO1 chromosome 8, P.americana_PAMFEO1_priV1, whole genome shotgun sequence genomic region harbors:
- the LOC138704669 gene encoding 1-acyl-sn-glycerol-3-phosphate acyltransferase gamma-like, which translates to MAGLVSYVKRSSVSHLLLAITFFVSGLIINLIQAVLYYGLRPFSKYLYRKMNYYICYSLYCQLVFMAEWWADTDLIVYIDKEDLGKYYGKEHGYLIMNHRYEVDWLMGWVLCDRVNILGNCKTFAKKSIQYVPTMGWAWMFAESIFLERNWEKDKETIGRQIRELVEFPDPIWLLLMAEGTRFTSEKHEASKKFAEEKGLPVLKHHLTPRTKGFTTSLPYLLGKFGGIYDVQLSFKESEKPTMTDLLLGKRVQAHLYIGRIPLDDVPVEEEACSQWLYQLYQKKDRMSDSFFRTGDFFAESGVKRIEGYRLPRRYFSLLNTVAWGFVVLVPMMYYLLRLLTSGSTIYFSIGIGIIGIFFLLLSKMIGMTKISKASSYGKTATTPTETKNSPSATKKTE; encoded by the exons ATGGCGGGCCTTGTTTCCTATGTGAAACGATCTTCAGTTTCTCACCTGTTGCTTGCGATAACATTCTTTGTGTCTGGCTTGATCATAAATTTGATACAAGCTGTACTATACTATGGACTTCGACCGTTCAGCAAGTATCTATATAGGAAAATGAACTATTATATCTGCTATTCTCTCTATTGCC AACTGGTGTTCATGGCAGAATGGTGGGCAGACACAGATCTAATAGTTTACATAGATAAAGAAGATCTTGGAAAATATTATGGCAAAGAACACGGGTACCTTATTATGAACCATCGGTATGAAGTAGATTGGCTCATGGGATGGGTTCTCTGTGATCGAGTAAATATACTTGGA AACTGCAAAACATTTGCGAAGAAGTCAATTCAGTATGTGCCAACTATGGGTTGGGCATGGATGTTTGCAGAGAGTATTTTTCTAGAAAGAAACTGGGAAAAGGATAAAGAAACAATAGGAAGACAAATAAGAGAACTTGTAGAATTTCCTGATCCGATATGG TTGTTGCTGATGGCAGAAGGCACAAGATTTACTTCTGAAAaacatgaagcaagtaaaaagtTTGCAGAAGAGAAAGGTCTACCAGTACTTAAGCACCATTTAACACCTAGAACAAAAGGCTTCACTACAAGTTTGCCCTATCTTCTGGGAAAGTTCGGGGGTATTTACGACGTTCAACTTTCTTTTAAAGA AAGTGAAAAGCCAACAATGACAGACCTCCTTCTGGGTAAAAGGGTCCAGGCACATCTTTACATTGGGCGCATTCCTTTAGACGATGTTCCAGTGGAAGAGGAAGCATGCAGCCAGTGGTTATACCAGCTTTACCAGAAAAAG GATCGCATGTCAGACAGTTTTTTCCGCACTGGAGACTTCTTTGCAGAAAGTGGAGTGAAGAGGATTGAAGGGTATCGTCTTCCTCGACGCTACTTCAGTCTACTGAACACGGTAGCGTGGGGTTTCGTGGTGTTAGTCCCTATGATGTACTATCTGCTAAGATTACTTACCTCAGGATCCACCATCTACTTCTCTATAGGAATTGGCATCATAGGCATCT TTTTCCTGTTGCTGTCAAAAATGATTGGCATGACAAAAATCAGCAAAGCGTCATCTTACGGAAAAACTGCCACAACCCCAACAGAAACAAAGAACTCCCCAAGTGCCACAAAGAAGACTGAATAA